Below is a genomic region from Lampris incognitus isolate fLamInc1 chromosome 2, fLamInc1.hap2, whole genome shotgun sequence.
ttctgaatccagaccttaatgggctaatgattttgatttccattgatcattcttaggttattttgctctaaacacattcctctgtctaataaataaagattttcagctgaaatatttcattcatcgaggtctatattgtgtttttaggtgttccctttatttttttgagcagtatagttcaAACcgcagcccttggtatttctctaacttcctgatatgtgtgtgtgcttccaGCATGTCCTGCAGCCCCTGTGGTACTACTTTGGTGATGGATGTGGGCCCACCAGGGTAACTTGGAAAGATCTGGAGGCAGCAGAGGCTGCAGTGGTTAGCAGGGTTGCCTCATAGCGAGAAGGtactggattcgagccccggggtagtccaaccttgggggtcgtcccgggtcgtcctctgtgtggagtttgcatgttctccccgtgtctgcgtgggtttcctccagggactccagtttcctcccacagtccaaagacatgtaggtcaggtgactcgccgtactaaattgtccctaggtgtgtgtgtgtgtgtgtgtgtgtgggccctgtgatggcctggcggcctgtccagggtgtgtcccacctgccacccaatgactgctggaacaggctccagcatccccacgaccctgagagcaggataagcggtgttcagataatggatggatatatatatatatatatatatatatataaaatccagttagtcaagtaaattctttatgagacagtacaagcctttttcgggccataagcgatcatcagtctcatagagaatttactcattggattattttgctccttgtttgttgagctgaAAAATATCTGGAAAGACAAAGTCCTATCcaacaaactcaaaaaaaaaaaattctaaaagcAATAATATGGCCTACTGTGACCTATGGGGCAGAAGGCTGGACATTGAGACAAAAAGATAAAGACAGAATACAATCTGCTGAAACGTGGTTCTACCGAAGACTCTTAAACATCAGCCGGCGAGAGAAAAGAACCAATCAGAGCATCCTACACCGACCTGGCGTCAGACGAGAACTGTACGgcgccattgttaaaagaaagatgAGCTTCTCTGGTCAATCAAGCCAAAACAAAACATGCCCTCTCACGAGAGACATCATTTAAGGGAAGACGGGGGGGTAAACGAGGACGTGGCCGCCTCAGGATGAAGTATACGGACAACTTAAAGGAGTGGACAGGACACTCTGAAACTTTCAACGCCATAAGAGATGGGGACAGATGGGGCAACACCATCAGGCAGACGGCGTGAGCGGCTAACGCCCACAAGGGCCACACTGGCTGAGTGACATGTCGAGCACTTCCCTGCCGTTCAGTGTTTCTTTTGACAAAGTTAtattcatacatatatatatatataatatatatatatatatatatatatatatataatgaatagTCTAAATGCTGTGTACCCCCGTGTTGTAAATCGAAGGTAGTTAAAATGACCATGTCTTCACTAGTGAACAGGCTTGGTGAGATCAGGGGTCCTTGGCTGTTGGCCACTGCTGCTTTGCTCTGGGTGCTGCGTGCACCTCCTCTGTTCGCTAGTTGGTGTTTCTATTTTAACACATGACATGTTGTCATTTAAGAGACATGCCATGTAATAAGTTATCCTATCATATAGCTGCCGTGTTGCTGTTCCTGTTCTGACCCCAGCCCTCCCCTCatcctccccttcctctcctcatcctcctcttcctctccgcatcactcctcctcatcctctcatCACTTGGCATTgccatgggggtgggggggcagaagaGGCACTAGCCCATCTACATGGGGTGCCGTTTGTAAATTGAATAGGAACATTTGCACAGGCCCCTTTTTTCCGCAGATTTGGAATTCGGGTAGTATAAATAAATCCTTTCTTTGGAAGATTTAATTTATAAACCTAACCCTTGAAAGAAGACATTTAaaatttgttttaaattttaaatCCGTcttacaaataaaatgtaattatGTATTTAACAGTTCATCATATgtaaatatattgtagcgaattcggggggcagaccGGGAACCgtggccacagccgggacgcgaacccgcgtctcccactctgcaagcgacaacgttaaccagtcgattaaagggcccgatccgttagccaaggaccaacgtgttatccatgcacgttacgctatcccgctccttcgggaagcgcgcctccgcgcttcagcatatcagctccctcacgcctctgggcgcacgcgcttccgattgcctcacggtctccccatcccacttctgacaccaattcgggggggcaaccacaggaactgccgcggccgagatgcgaacccgtatcgcccgcaccgcaggagacatcgctgaccgctcgactaaagggtcccgcGGCCATCGTGTTTacttatccatccacgttacactaccccgctccttcgggaagcgcgccccgcgcttcagcagatcagctccctcacgcctctgggcgcacgcgcttccgacggcctcacggtctccccatcccacttctgacaccaacgtagcgaattcggggggaccgtcgccccagccgggacgcgaacccgtgtctcccactccgcaagcgacaacgttaaccagtcgactcaagggtccgacccgttagtcaaggaccaacgtgtctacttatccatgcacgttacaatattaaatatttcatttgcaactaaatatttatttttttatagaaTATTTAGATGTGATTCAAATATTTAATCTTTGCTAAGTATTTACTTTGTAAGACATGTGATATTTAAAACAGTTTTCAATGTCCTCTTTCAAGGGTTAGGTGTATAAATCAAATCTGTCCAAAGAAAGGATTCGTTTCTCCCAGCAGGGTTCCAGACCTGCGGGGGGAGGCCTGTGAACGTGTTCCTGTGCAGGTCTACCCACCCCTACACGTTTGGGGGCCACACAGAGGTCACCGAGCCGCGCGTCCCGGCAggtctcttctttctcttctttttttagcGCCTTTGCGCAGCCGCGGTGTGGAGCGGCGCCCCGACGTGACGCTCGCGCTTCCCAAGCCGTTGATCCGGTCAAGTCGCGTGAGGATTCGGTGACCTCGGCGGGGCTTCTGCACACGCAAGGTGATCAGCTCAGCTGCGCGCGGAAGATGAGGTCTTTCCTGATGGGTCTGTGCGAAGTCGTGGTCCGGGTGCTGACTTGGCCGCTGTACGTGATGAAGGCGGTGGGCTTGTACAAGCGGCTGTTCCCGCTGCTCGCCTACAACATCACGTTCTCCTACAACGCCAAGATGCACGAGGAGAAGAGGAACCTCTTCCGAAATCTTTGGAAATATGCCAACACGGACGGCACGCTGCGTCTGCTCGAGATCGGCTGCGGTTCCGGGGCAAACTTCAAGTTCTACCCGGATGGCTGCACGGTCGTATGCACCGACCCGAACCCGCACTTTAAGAAATACCTGCAGATGAGCATGCACGGCAGCGACCATTTAACCTACGAGAACTTCCTAGTTGCCCAGGGAGAGGACCTGGGACACATCGGGGACGAGTCTGTTGACGTGGTGGTCTGCACGCTGGTCTTGTGTTCCGTCACCGACGTGCAGCGTGTGCTTTCGGAGGCGCGACGCATCCTCAGGACGGTGAGTCCGGTCCAAGCCTTATTACTATCCCTCCCATGTGCACTTAAGTCCCGCATCCGATGCTACAATGCAGGCTTTAATTGGACACTTGAGTAGCGGGGGGAAAGTGGGCGGGGCTTATTatacggcacggtggcccagcggttagcgctgtcgcctcacagcaagaaggtcccgggttcgaaccccagcccctttctgtgtttgcatgttctccccgtgtctgcgtgggtttcttccgggtgctccgaaacatgcatgttagggttactactcctgcctgtgcccctgagcaaggcagcggggagaagaattggagttggtccccgggcgctgcagctgcccactgctcctatacagtaggagggGTTACATGCAGGGAACACATCCATTGTAACTTGcacaatgataaaataaagtggcttcgtCTATATAGATAAATGAATAACTTTTTACATACTTTTAACTTGTGCTCAAACGCAGTAAGATGTTGCTTAATTGTGTTGCTAAGCTAATCACAACATTAATGATATTCCTTGATTCAAATCACTTCTGTTATCAGTTGCACAAAATCCAGACCTATAGACCTAAATAATTTAACAATCTCCATCATTATACAGTTAGGCTACGCTATGATAACAGACATCTGCTGGCTCTGCAGTTGGGCCACCAACATAGTCTCCAGAACCCACACGGTAAGGGCACTTCTGTAACTATTctgattaatccatccatccatccattatccaaaccgcttatcctgctgtcagggtcacaggtAGCGTTTTGATTAAATGGTGTTAAAAACCCCAGGCAATGACATGCGGCTGGAGGGAACAAAACAGATCAATTGTAAACACTCGTTCCATCAATAATGGATCTGAGTGTGGCAGAGAGGTGAAGGAGGCCATGGCACAGACCTGCAGCTGTAGTTTTTTAGGTTTTAAGTGATTTTCTACACGCATCAGTGGAaatacagtgaagtcatacagATTTACACCATATACACTAATAGAATCGTAcgaatgaaagaaaaaagaagggtgatggacaggttgacggacaagatcaggcaggagtctccgtggacgatgatgtttgcggatgacattgtgatctgtagtgagagtagggtgcaggtggaggagagcctggagaggtggaggtatgcactggagagaagaggagtgaaagtcagtaggagcaagacggaatgcctatgcgtgaatgagagggaggacagtgggatggtgaggatgcaaggagtggaggtgacgaaggcatatgagtttaaatacttgaggtcaactgtccaaagtaacggggagtgcaggagagaggtgaagaagagcgtgcaggcagggtggagtggttggagaagagtgtcaggagtgatgtgtgacagaagggtaccagcaagagttaaagggaaggtttacaagatgtgtgtgagaccagctatgttatatggtttggagacagtggcagtgatggaaagacaggaggtggagctggaggtggcagagttgaagatgataagattttcattgggagtgatgaaggaggacaggattaggaatgagtatattagagggacagctcaggttggacggtttggagacaaagcaagagaggcaagattgagatggtttggacatgtgtggaggagagatgctgggtatattgggagaaggatgctgaatatggagctgccagggaagaggagaagaggaaggccaaagaggaggtttatggacgtggtgagggaggacatgcaggtggctggtgtgacagaggaagatgcagaggacaggaagaaatagaaacggatgatccgctgtggcgacccctaacgtgagcagccgaaagtagtagtagtcctcatcatcatcatcatcattatcatccttcgaccgcagttgagcagtagtagtagtagacactcATAAAATCATAAATGATAAACCAGTTCCTTTACTGCTGTTGGTCATGATTCTGGGTTGCTGACCATACTACTGCTACTCCTTACTACTTTTATAAAACATCTCGAAGTACTGCAAAAATTAATTTTTGGGTTTATCTATTTATACTTAATTTAATAGCGCAATGACTTTGACAGACAGCTAGTCAGGTAGACAGATAAGAGAAATCGAGAGAAAATGATGAGGAGAAAATGATGAAGATGGACAATATGAAGTTTCATCCAAGTTAAAAAGTAGAGGGTGCCACTTGGCCCCCAGTGCTGTTTTTATAATGAGTGTTAAAAACCGATGGAGCTTAAGGATGCTCTTGGCGCCCCTGTTGGAGAATATAAATGTCCTGTCTACTCATGCTCACCGCGTCAGAGTTGGCAGCCCTGAATGTACCCATGTATTTTCCATAACCAATCTTTTCGTAACTACTGATCAGTGGTATTCGATCATGTGCCATTGAGAGGCACATCGATGcaggtcttcattccaacccaacactactcCATCTGAtttgactgatacacacacgttCCATCGGACAGGAGAGGACTGTTTGGTGAAATcagttggtgtagtgttgggttggagagaaaacctgcatgcacatggcTCTCAGTGGCACATGGTTGAATCCCCCTGCAGTAAAAGAATGGTGCCACAAAGGTGTAAACTCAAACTTGGTTTTAATAACGATTTAATCATGTGGTTTTCAATCTGGTCCATGTGAAACCCCAGTGCCGCCATTTTTCTAGTCTGCCAGGTAGTTCATTGCACTCACCTGTTATCTCATCTCATTACCGGCCGCTtctccaaaacagacacactcctcaccttgagagcctgtccatgagtatcacaaacagaattagagacaagggacaacattGTCttgttcacctgttgttccaggtcaaaaacctccctgattggaggctgAATACCTGTCTCAACAGGGGTTCCACAAGGACCAGATTGAGAACCATTATATTAAATAATCAATTTGCTGGCCTACAGGGTGGTGGCTTCTACTTTATGGAGCATGTTGTGTCAGAGCCCTCCTCGTGGACGTTCTTCTTCCAGCACGTTCTCCAGCCCTTGTGGTACTTTCTTGGGGACGGATGCGTGATCACTAGAGCAACGTGGGAGGATCTGGAGGCAGCTGGCTTCTCAGAACTTCACCTCAGACACATCGAGGCTCCGCAGGTCCCCATCACAATCAGACCACACATCGTGGGACATGCCATTAAGTGAAATTTTACATTCTTCTCCACCGCATTCAGAAGGACACATGTTAATGACAGCGTCTAGGAAACAGCTGTGTTTATGTATCGATGGAAAAATCTAGTAAAATGACTGCTTATCAGTTATCCTGATATGAGGAGTGTCATAAACACAAGAATATCAATATACACATTTAGTTTCATTTTTAGAGAACACCATATACATGAAGAATATGCTTTGGTCATTTGTCTGTGTGCCCCATCATCAACCCCTTTT
It encodes:
- the LOC130106886 gene encoding N6-adenosine-methyltransferase TMT1A-like; this encodes MRSFLMGLCEVVVRVLTWPLYVMKAVGLYKRLFPLLAYNITFSYNAKMHEEKRNLFRNLWKYANTDGTLRLLEIGCGSGANFKFYPDGCTVVCTDPNPHFKKYLQMSMHGSDHLTYENFLVAQGEDLGHIGDESVDVVVCTLVLCSVTDVQRVLSEARRILRTGGGFYFMEHVVSEPSSWTFFFQHVLQPLWYFLGDGCVITRATWEDLEAAGFSELHLRHIEAPQVPITIRPHIVGHAIK